Proteins encoded by one window of Anticarsia gemmatalis isolate Benzon Research Colony breed Stoneville strain chromosome 15, ilAntGemm2 primary, whole genome shotgun sequence:
- the Pmvk gene encoding phosphomevalonate kinase → MPRVIALISGKRKSGKDYVSNTLQAYTSGKSEVVKISRPIKTHWAKEKNLDLDELLSDSGYKEQYRLEMIKWSEEIRAKDYGYFCRTACESAKDNVIWIVSDVRRKTDIQWFKETYGSKVRTIRINADEEIRKNRGYVFTPGVDDAPSECDLDDYTEWDLVLNNNNENLERVQQFVNRLVPSLEPVGFVDFPNF, encoded by the exons ATGCCACGAGTTATTGCGTTGATAAGTGGCAAGAGAAAGTCGGGCAAAGATTATGTTTCGAATACTTTACAAGCTTA CACATCTGGAAAATCAGAGGTGGTAAAAATATCCCGACCAATCAAAACTCATTGGGCAAAAGAGAAGAATTTAGATCTTGATGAGTTACTCAGTGACAGTGGGTACAAAGAACAATACCGGCTGGAAATGATCAAATGGAGTGAGGAGATAAGAGCCAAAGATTATGGCTATTTCTGTAGGACTGCTTGTGAGTCTG CTAAGGACAATGTAATCTGGATAGTAAGTGACGTGCGACGGAAGACGGACATCCAATGGTTTAAAGAAACATATGGCAGCAAAGTCAGAACTATCAGAATAAATGCTGATGAAGAAATAAGGAAGAATAGAGGCTATGTTTTTACACCAGGCGTGGACGATGCACCGTCAGAGTGTGACTTAGATGATTACACTGAGTGGGATCTCGTACTCAATAATAACAATGAGAACTTGGAAAGGGTACAACAATTTGTAAATCGCTTGGTGCCGAGCCTGGAACCCGTAGGTTTCGTAGATTTTCCTAATTTTTGA